CTCTTTGGTTATTATGATGGGTTCATGGGGGGTTATACAAACATCTTACAAAGCGATGATTTAGCGACACAGAACATGAAATACAATAAAAATGTCCGCAATTATGTCTTTAGCGATGCGTATTTAGAATATGCCTATAAAAATTATTTTGAAATAAAAGCCGGACGCTATTTATCCACTATGCCTTATAAAAGCGGTCAAACGCAAGGCTTTCAAGTTTCTGGACAATACAAGCATGCGCGCTTGACTTGGTTTAGCTCATGGGGTAGGGCATTCGCCTATGGTTCGTTTTTGATGGATTGGTTTGCCGCTAGGACCACTTATAGCGGAGGCTTTACCAAAAACGATAAGGGAGGTTACGATAGCCATGGGCAAAAGGTGCTTTATGGCACGCATGCGGTGCAACTCACCTATAAACCTCATCGTTTTCTCATAGAAGGCTTTTATTACCTTTCGCCTCAAATCTTTAACGCTCCGGGCGTTAAGATTGGTTGGGACTCTAACCCTAATTTTAGCGGCACAGGCTTTCGCTCTGATACAGCTATCATAGGGTTTTTTCCCATTTACTACCCTTGGATGATCGTTAAATCCAATGGGAGTCCAGTCTATAGATACGACACGCCTGCCACTCAAAACGGGCAAAACCTCATTATCCGCCAACGCTTTGATATAAACAATTACAATGTTTCAATCGCTTTTTATAAAGTCTTTCAAAACGCTAATGGTTGGATAGGCAATATGGGTAATCCAAGCGGTGTGATAATGTCAGGTAACAGCGTGTATGCTGGTTTTTCAGGCACAGCCCTTAAAAGAGACGCCGCTACCATTTTACTTTCTTGTGGTGGCACTCATTTTGCCAAAAAATTCACATGGAAATTCGCCACACAATACTCCAATTCAGTGGTTTCTTGGGAAGCAAGAGCGATGATCTCTTTAGGCTATAAATTCTCTGAATATCTGAGCGGCAGCATCGATCTTTCATATTATGGCGTGCATACTAACAAAGGCTTTAAACCGGGTGAAAACGGGCCTGTGCCTAAAAACTTCCCTGCCCTTTATTCTGACAGGAGCGCGTTATACACGGCCCTTATAGCGTCATTTTGATACTATGATCACAAAATAGAGTAGGCGTTTTTTAACGCCGTTTCTCTAATTTCTATATATAAATTTCTTTTCAAGCAAAAGCCCTTTTTAAATCATACCCGTTAAGCAAAATATCCATCATCTTTAAATCATCTTTGAAATTGAGCTTTTAGCATTTTTAGAAAATAATAAAGAGTTTGTTAAAAATCAAGCGATAGCTTTTTAAAAACCAAAGCAGAAATCCCAAACATCTTTAGTGTTTGAGCGCTTCACGAACAAGGTCAAACTTTTTTCCTTTAAAGGGGGGTTAAAACCCCTTTTTTAGGCTTTGATATAGGGCGTTTCAGCCAGCGGCGGATAAATTTTATTTTTAAAATAAGCGTTTGAGCAAATCCTAACACTCACTATTAAGACTAGTAGCGCTACAAGCATGAAAAACACGCACAAAATCGCATCAATAGCGTGGTTAAAAAAGGATTTTTGGAGCGTTTTTAGCGCTTTTTCATCGGTAGTGAGCGCGATTTTTTCTTTGATGATTTGCATTTGTGCCACATGCGAGACATTATTAAGCACGCTATCATCGCTCTTTGGCACCACCTTTAAAATACCGCTATAAAAAGTGATCGCTAAAATCAAAACTGCCGGCAAGGCGCTTATCATCGCTCCCTTAAAACGCCCCATTTTAAACAACACCACCGTAACCAACAACAACGCCATGCCCGCTAACATCTGATTGCTCACGCCAAATAAAGGCCATAGCGTATAAATCCCCCCTTTAGGATCAATCGTGCCTTGATACAAGAAATACCCCCACCCTGCCACGCACAAAAGAGTGGCAAAAATCCCAGTCTTATAAGAGCTAAGATTACCCAAAGGCTTATAAACATTACCGAGCAAATCTTGGATCATAAAACGAGCGGTTCGTGTGCCAGCATCCACAGCGGTTAAAATGAACAAAGCTTCAAACAAAATCGCAAAATGATACCAAAACGCCATCACGCTTGGATCCCCTAAAATGCGATACACAATCATCGCTAAACCAATCGCAAAAGTGGGCGCCCCACCGGTGCGGCTCAAAATGGAGCTTTCGCCGATGTTTTTGGTCATCTCACTGATTTCTTCAGCGCTGATATTAAACCCCCATGAGCTAATCACCAAAGCCGCATCAGCTATATCTTTACCGATGCTCACTTCTGGCGAATTGATAGCGAAATAAAGCCCTGGGTGTAAAATCCCTGCACACACCAACGCCATAAGAGCCACAACGCTCTCCATCACCATAGAGCCATAGCCCACTAGCCTTGCGTCGCTTTCTTTAGCGATCATTTTAGGGGTCGTGCCTGAAGAAATTAAAGCATGAAAGCCGCTAATCGTCCCGCAAGCCACCGTGATAAACAAGAAAGGGAACACGCTTCCTGCAAACACAGGCCCACTGCCATCTACAAAGGGCGTGATTTTAGGGATTTGTAAGGGCGGAGCGACAAAAATAATCGCCACAACCAACACCCCTATAACGCCAATTTTTAAAAAAGTGCTTAAATAATCTCGTGGAGCAAGTAAAAACCATACCGGTAAAATAGAAGCCACAAAACCATAGCCCATGATCATCCACGCTAAAGAACTAGAATCAAAGGTGAATATTGACGCTAATTTAGGATCTAAAGAAACATATTTACCCGCATAAATCGCTATAATCAATAGGATAAAGCCAATAACAGAAACTTCCAAAATTTTATGCGGCCTGAAAAACCGCATGTAAAGCCCCATAAGAATCGCAATGGGAATGGTCATAGCGATCGTAAAAAAGCCCCAAGGCGAATGCGCTAAAGCCTTCACCACCACCATCGCTAAAATCGCAATGATAATGAGCATGATCCCTAAAATGCCAAGACTGGCGATCATGCCTACAAATTTACCCATTTCAAGCTTGATCATTTCGCCTAAAGACTTGCCATCGCGCCTAATGGAAGCAAAAAGCACCACAAAATCATGCACGCAACCCCCTAAAACCGAGCCTATCAAAATCCATAAGATAGAGGGCAAGTAACCCATTTGAGCGGCTAATATTGGGCCTACTAAAGGGCCAGCCCCAGCAATAGCAGCAAAATGATGCCCAAAAGTGATCGCTTTATCGGTTGGCACAAAATCCTTGCCATCATTCCTTACGCATGCAGGCGTGGCTCTGTTATCATCTAGCTTTAACACCCTATAAGCGATAAAATGGCTATAAAAACGATAGCCTATGCTATAAATGCAAGCGCTCGCTATTACAAGCCATAGCGTGTTAATGCTCTCGCCCTTGTGTAAGGCTAACACCCCTAAACAGATCGCCCCTAAAA
This region of Helicobacter pylori genomic DNA includes:
- the hofH gene encoding outer membrane beta-barrel protein HofH, yielding MKKASQVLFFGAFLSSSLQGFEAKLVGFVDQSSTIGFNQHKINKERGIYPMQQFATIAGYLGLGFSLLPKKVSDHVLKGKIGGMVGSIFYDGTKKFEDGSVAYNLFGYYDGFMGGYTNILQSDDLATQNMKYNKNVRNYVFSDAYLEYAYKNYFEIKAGRYLSTMPYKSGQTQGFQVSGQYKHARLTWFSSWGRAFAYGSFLMDWFAARTTYSGGFTKNDKGGYDSHGQKVLYGTHAVQLTYKPHRFLIEGFYYLSPQIFNAPGVKIGWDSNPNFSGTGFRSDTAIIGFFPIYYPWMIVKSNGSPVYRYDTPATQNGQNLIIRQRFDINNYNVSIAFYKVFQNANGWIGNMGNPSGVIMSGNSVYAGFSGTALKRDAATILLSCGGTHFAKKFTWKFATQYSNSVVSWEARAMISLGYKFSEYLSGSIDLSYYGVHTNKGFKPGENGPVPKNFPALYSDRSALYTALIASF
- a CDS encoding carbon starvation CstA family protein is translated as MVKQSLNGEDMQKSLVSLAWVFAAILGAICLGVLALHKGESINTLWLVIASACIYSIGYRFYSHFIAYRVLKLDDNRATPACVRNDGKDFVPTDKAITFGHHFAAIAGAGPLVGPILAAQMGYLPSILWILIGSVLGGCVHDFVVLFASIRRDGKSLGEMIKLEMGKFVGMIASLGILGIMLIIIAILAMVVVKALAHSPWGFFTIAMTIPIAILMGLYMRFFRPHKILEVSVIGFILLIIAIYAGKYVSLDPKLASIFTFDSSSLAWMIMGYGFVASILPVWFLLAPRDYLSTFLKIGVIGVLVVAIIFVAPPLQIPKITPFVDGSGPVFAGSVFPFLFITVACGTISGFHALISSGTTPKMIAKESDARLVGYGSMVMESVVALMALVCAGILHPGLYFAINSPEVSIGKDIADAALVISSWGFNISAEEISEMTKNIGESSILSRTGGAPTFAIGLAMIVYRILGDPSVMAFWYHFAILFEALFILTAVDAGTRTARFMIQDLLGNVYKPLGNLSSYKTGIFATLLCVAGWGYFLYQGTIDPKGGIYTLWPLFGVSNQMLAGMALLLVTVVLFKMGRFKGAMISALPAVLILAITFYSGILKVVPKSDDSVLNNVSHVAQMQIIKEKIALTTDEKALKTLQKSFFNHAIDAILCVFFMLVALLVLIVSVRICSNAYFKNKIYPPLAETPYIKA